A single region of the Enterococcus mundtii genome encodes:
- a CDS encoding GtrA family protein — MKIYVQFKSYLESKGYWEVFIYLFFGGLATVVNFVSYAIAQQIFQLSMPVSNTISWICSVLFAFVTNKVWVFQSKSPSYTHLFIEFGKFVFYRIVSYGLDMGAMFLMIKGLEMNDYVAKIITQILVVLANYVFSKLFIFNKTEIIEEPAETSKKLED, encoded by the coding sequence ATGAAGATTTATGTTCAATTTAAAAGCTATTTAGAAAGTAAAGGATATTGGGAAGTTTTCATCTATCTATTTTTTGGTGGATTAGCAACAGTTGTCAACTTCGTCAGTTATGCAATCGCGCAACAAATCTTCCAGTTATCGATGCCAGTATCGAATACGATTTCTTGGATTTGTTCTGTTTTATTTGCATTTGTCACCAATAAGGTATGGGTGTTTCAATCCAAATCTCCTAGTTATACGCATTTATTTATCGAATTTGGGAAATTTGTTTTTTACCGAATCGTTTCTTATGGACTAGACATGGGCGCCATGTTCTTGATGATCAAAGGGTTGGAAATGAATGATTATGTCGCTAAAATCATTACACAGATCTTAGTCGTATTGGCAAATTATGTCTTTAGCAAATTATTTATTTTCAACAAGACAGAAATTATCGAAGAACCAGCAGAAACCAGTAAAAAATTGGAAGACTAG
- a CDS encoding superoxide dismutase, whose translation MTYTLPDLPYAFDALEPYIDEETMHLHHDKHHNTYVTNLNAAIEKYPELGEKTIEELLSDMDAIPSDIQTAVRNNGGGHANHSFFWKIMAPNAGGEPTGAIKDAINETFGDFATFKEEFKKAAAGRFGSGWAWLVLEDGKLAITSTANQDSPLMEGKKPVLGLDVWEHAYYLKYKNVRPDYIEAFWNVVNWDEVNKHFAG comes from the coding sequence ATGACTTACACATTACCAGATCTACCTTATGCATTTGATGCATTAGAACCATATATCGACGAAGAAACGATGCATTTGCATCATGACAAACATCACAATACTTATGTGACAAACTTAAATGCAGCAATCGAAAAATATCCTGAACTAGGCGAAAAAACAATAGAAGAATTGCTTTCAGACATGGATGCTATTCCATCTGACATTCAAACAGCTGTACGTAATAATGGTGGTGGACATGCGAACCATTCATTCTTCTGGAAAATCATGGCACCAAATGCTGGTGGCGAGCCAACAGGAGCAATCAAAGACGCAATTAACGAAACATTCGGCGATTTTGCAACATTCAAAGAAGAATTCAAAAAAGCAGCGGCAGGACGTTTCGGTTCTGGCTGGGCTTGGTTAGTACTTGAAGATGGTAAACTTGCAATCACTTCTACAGCCAACCAAGACTCACCATTGATGGAAGGCAAGAAACCTGTTCTAGGTTTAGATGTTTGGGAACATGCTTACTACTTGAAATACAAAAATGTACGTCCTGACTACATTGAAGCTTTCTGGAATGTTGTGAATTGGGATGAAGTGAACAAGCATTTCGCAGGCTAA
- a CDS encoding DUF1189 domain-containing protein: MTTKQLIISSFARFTELKNAKNVSFGKSLVYLLCLSVLMALPISYQIFQVLDTIKSDGQKIAAEIPDFKIRDGQIDSPTNEGFIYQTDSIIFTFDPEGKRTPEDISSDLIGNFLSVGLLKDKLVLALPNTGTTSALLNNNQFEFEYTNNALKNLTGESLRSTLSEATIPFWIKALVFLISIYPSFLNLIITLLMANFAAYVYARLRLAKVTFLDCLKTMIYAISLPTVIATILMIFAPTFDTTAFIAFAGIFIFAQAVKGWPKIQLPK, translated from the coding sequence ATGACAACAAAACAACTAATCATTAGCTCATTTGCTCGATTCACCGAGCTTAAAAATGCTAAAAACGTATCATTTGGAAAATCATTAGTCTATCTTTTATGTTTGAGTGTACTAATGGCATTACCTATTTCTTACCAAATTTTTCAAGTGCTGGACACTATCAAGTCCGATGGTCAAAAAATTGCAGCTGAAATTCCAGATTTTAAGATTCGTGATGGACAAATCGATTCGCCAACAAATGAAGGTTTTATTTATCAAACGGATTCGATCATCTTTACCTTTGACCCCGAAGGAAAACGTACCCCTGAAGATATCTCTTCAGATTTGATAGGGAATTTCCTAAGTGTCGGTCTGCTAAAGGATAAATTGGTTCTAGCTTTACCGAATACCGGCACGACTTCGGCATTGCTGAACAATAATCAGTTTGAATTTGAGTACACGAATAATGCTTTAAAAAATCTAACTGGCGAAAGCTTACGTAGTACATTAAGTGAAGCAACGATCCCTTTTTGGATCAAAGCATTAGTATTTTTGATTTCCATTTATCCTAGCTTTTTAAATCTGATCATCACTTTACTTATGGCAAATTTTGCGGCTTATGTATATGCAAGATTACGTTTAGCTAAAGTAACTTTTCTCGATTGTCTAAAAACAATGATCTATGCGATATCATTACCCACTGTTATTGCAACGATCCTGATGATTTTTGCACCAACTTTTGATACAACAGCGTTTATTGCATTTGCGGGCATATTCATTTTTGCTCAAGCAGTCAAAGGCTGGCCAAAAATCCAATTACCAAAATAA
- a CDS encoding adhesive domain-containing protein yields the protein MKKDYKKSMDQKARAKRRSKKTILIGTSIAAGVMLGVTPISIVTPLFTLGTHQAYADVVSGQIFNTLTTANTSGTTASAPYQLSGATRNVDFTISGENGINVNLLNGTRRAVLVIPEEMQGLVSPAGAGTFQTDILLPQDELAPLLNAVNSAVTPLITAIDTLLGANPLASVNLAEVYEQLNLLQNLSTLTSAEVQIPLQVQGDEYIYGELDGALETVVREGLTEILTDLNNAVQALQATGNGVLGNAAAGIVNTALAATVKPAFNLAFATATGLLGPTSSLVGVVADASVLGGTEITIPTTIQDPNYADLANAGIDLSTPYEAGFVGTVVKADVLNLNVGSTTDGYSPIFYQAAEVTAPYNVEVTGNSTEGYEVTGLADPNTTVRIYDDANNLIAEGQADGTGAFTIPISQDDVAPLDDIQLIAYDQNDNPSLPTAAIIPDDEEADADADADADADADADADADADADADADADADADADADADADADADADADADADADADADADADADADADADADADADADADADADADADADADADADADADADADADADADADADADADADADADADADADADADADADADADADADADADADADADADADADADADADADADADADADADADADADADADADADADADADADADADADADADADADADADADADADADADADADADADADADADADADADADADADADADADADADADADADADADADADGRLGGIGSNGGGAGNNPDGDPVGLFLSTRGTSNQSGWTSARNGVNPSGHHSATPKMYPKTAEHSSVATSWLGAITALLSGIGIWKSKKNKED from the coding sequence ATGAAAAAGGATTACAAAAAAAGTATGGATCAAAAGGCACGTGCCAAACGGCGATCAAAAAAAACAATATTGATAGGTACGTCGATAGCAGCAGGGGTGATGTTAGGGGTTACTCCGATTTCAATTGTGACACCTTTATTTACCCTTGGCACACATCAAGCATATGCGGATGTGGTCAGTGGACAAATATTCAATACTTTGACTACAGCTAATACAAGTGGCACAACAGCTTCAGCTCCTTATCAACTTAGTGGGGCGACTAGAAATGTCGACTTTACGATTTCAGGAGAAAATGGAATCAATGTTAATTTATTGAATGGTACGAGACGAGCAGTCTTAGTGATCCCAGAAGAAATGCAGGGACTTGTTTCCCCAGCAGGCGCTGGGACTTTTCAAACAGATATATTACTTCCACAAGATGAATTAGCTCCACTGCTGAATGCAGTAAATAGTGCGGTCACTCCTTTAATCACAGCGATTGATACCTTGTTGGGGGCAAATCCATTAGCAAGTGTGAATCTTGCTGAAGTTTACGAGCAGTTGAACTTATTACAAAATCTAAGTACGTTGACTTCTGCTGAAGTGCAAATTCCACTGCAAGTACAAGGGGACGAATATATCTATGGTGAACTGGATGGGGCACTTGAAACAGTTGTCAGAGAGGGATTAACAGAAATATTAACTGATTTGAACAATGCCGTTCAGGCGTTACAAGCAACTGGAAATGGGGTTTTAGGAAATGCGGCAGCTGGGATTGTTAATACTGCATTAGCTGCGACTGTAAAACCAGCATTTAACTTAGCATTTGCTACTGCAACAGGACTATTAGGTCCAACTTCTTCTTTGGTTGGTGTTGTAGCAGATGCGAGTGTGCTAGGAGGAACAGAAATCACAATCCCGACAACGATCCAAGATCCTAATTATGCTGATTTAGCAAATGCAGGGATCGATTTATCAACTCCTTATGAAGCAGGCTTTGTTGGAACTGTTGTGAAAGCAGATGTGTTGAACCTTAATGTGGGTTCCACTACTGACGGCTATTCACCGATTTTTTACCAAGCAGCCGAAGTAACTGCGCCTTATAATGTTGAAGTTACAGGAAATTCAACAGAAGGATATGAAGTCACTGGGTTGGCCGATCCAAATACTACAGTGCGGATCTATGACGATGCCAACAATTTGATCGCAGAAGGTCAAGCCGATGGGACAGGAGCATTTACGATACCGATTTCTCAAGATGATGTTGCGCCACTTGATGATATCCAATTAATTGCCTACGATCAAAACGACAATCCAAGTTTACCAACGGCGGCAATTATTCCGGATGATGAAGAGGCTGACGCTGATGCCGATGCGGATGCTGACGCTGATGCTGACGCGGATGCTGACGCGGATGCGGATGCTGACGCGGATGCGGATGCTGACGCGGATGCGGATGCCGATGCGGATGCTGATGCCGATGCCGATGCTGATGCTGATGCTGACGCCGATGCTGACGCGGATGCTGACGCTGATGCTGACGCTGATGCTGATGCTGATGCGGATGCTGACGCGGATGCCGACGCTGATGCGGATGCTGACGCGGATGCGGATGCCGATGCTGATGCTGACGCCGATGCGGATGCTGACGCTGATGCTGACGCCGACGCCGATGCTGACGCCGATGCTGATGCTGACGCGGATGCCGACGCGGATGCCGACGCGGATGCCGATGCTGATGCTGACGCTGATGCGGATGCTGACGCCGACGCCGATGCTGACGCCGATGCTGATGCTGACGCGGATGCCGATGCGGATGCTGACGCGGATGCGGATGCTGACGCTGATGCTGATGCCGACGCCGATGCGGATGCTGACGCTGACGCGGATGCCGATGCCGATGCTGATGCTGACGCCGATGCTGACGCTGATGCGGATGCTGACGCTGATGCGGATGCCGATGCGGATGCGGATGCCGACGCGGATGCCGATGCTGACGCCGATGCTGACGCTGATGCGGATGCGGATGCTGATGCGGATGCCGACGCCGACGCGGATGCCGATGCTGATGCTGACGCCGATGCGGATGCGGATGCCGACGCCGACGCCGACGCCGATGCGGATGCGGATGCGGATGCGGATGCTGACGCTGACGCTGATGCGGATGCTGACGCGGATGCGGATGCTGACGCGGATGCTGATGGTCGTCTAGGTGGGATTGGAAGCAACGGGGGTGGAGCAGGAAATAATCCAGATGGAGATCCAGTTGGCTTGTTCCTAAGTACTCGTGGAACAAGCAACCAATCTGGTTGGACTTCTGCTAGAAACGGAGTGAATCCTAGTGGTCACCACTCAGCGACACCGAAAATGTATCCTAAAACAGCTGAGCATTCATCTGTTGCCACTTCTTGGTTAGGTGCGATCACAGCACTACTTTCGGGAATTGGTATCTGGAAATCTAAAAAAAATAAAGAAGATTAA
- a CDS encoding carbohydrate-binding protein yields MKRNVRLKKLLAGAALCSLLVAPLFLNEQQSAATEQTIKTTPDFGVGQGIEWPEQVVAPFVDMTAYTSGTELSNNGALNLAAIAKETGQKFFNLGFMQAKGIKDGKIDWAWGGFAGLSENDSDQWQYEGIKKTIRELRVVGGDAAVSFGGLNTGAFWEVSHDEDMLYDAYMEVVQGYGFTRVDFDVEAGAMGYTENLLNAKAVKRLQDTTGVQVTLTLPVMPTGLISTGLSVLQAYLEAGVDLTNVNIMTMCYGPSVIDYAQGSLDAVDNTMVQLKNHYRQYAGITLTDEEAYAKLGTTPSIGFENEQHPYFTTEMFNQVVEHARERKIGMVSYWSMNRDAKTDGGQGQIKNQFEFLKVSEAFAEGNEGGGSETPEDKEKPSVPTNLSVGDITKNSAHINWTAATDNDRVAKYNLRLVGNGQTINVTTTSLSYAFANLKADTEYMVEINAEDRSGNISDTAKVAFTTLADVVDPEEPGEPGEPGEAPAWEATKVYLGGEVVSYKGALYRAKHWTQNNVPSESGQYGPWELISGTPEGGDEIAAWEANKVYVQGNRVMYNGIVYEAQYWTQNNKPSEAGLYGPWKQVG; encoded by the coding sequence ATGAAAAGAAATGTTCGTCTAAAGAAATTATTGGCTGGCGCTGCATTATGCAGTCTGCTAGTCGCACCATTGTTTTTGAATGAACAACAAAGTGCAGCAACAGAACAAACAATCAAAACAACACCTGATTTTGGTGTAGGTCAAGGTATTGAATGGCCAGAACAAGTCGTTGCACCATTTGTTGATATGACAGCTTATACATCAGGTACAGAGTTGTCGAATAATGGCGCGTTGAATCTAGCGGCAATTGCAAAGGAAACTGGGCAAAAATTCTTTAATTTAGGATTCATGCAAGCGAAAGGAATCAAAGATGGTAAGATCGATTGGGCATGGGGCGGATTTGCCGGATTGAGTGAGAATGACAGTGATCAATGGCAATATGAAGGTATCAAAAAAACGATCCGTGAATTAAGAGTGGTTGGTGGAGATGCTGCTGTTTCATTTGGTGGACTGAACACAGGTGCTTTCTGGGAAGTCAGCCATGATGAAGATATGCTTTATGATGCTTATATGGAAGTGGTTCAAGGATATGGCTTTACTCGTGTAGATTTTGACGTGGAAGCAGGGGCGATGGGCTATACAGAAAACTTACTCAATGCGAAAGCAGTCAAACGACTACAAGATACTACAGGAGTACAAGTAACGTTGACATTACCTGTTATGCCGACTGGTTTGATTTCGACTGGACTATCCGTATTGCAAGCTTATTTAGAAGCAGGTGTCGATTTGACCAATGTCAATATTATGACGATGTGTTATGGTCCGAGCGTCATTGATTATGCACAAGGATCATTAGATGCGGTCGACAATACAATGGTCCAATTGAAGAATCATTATCGCCAATATGCTGGTATCACTTTGACTGATGAAGAAGCGTATGCAAAATTAGGTACAACTCCTTCGATTGGTTTTGAGAACGAACAACATCCGTACTTCACGACAGAAATGTTCAATCAAGTTGTCGAACATGCAAGAGAACGTAAAATTGGTATGGTTTCTTATTGGTCGATGAACCGTGATGCAAAAACAGATGGTGGACAAGGACAAATAAAGAACCAATTTGAATTCTTAAAAGTGAGTGAAGCATTTGCTGAAGGTAATGAGGGCGGCGGAAGCGAAACTCCGGAAGATAAAGAAAAACCGTCTGTTCCGACAAATCTTTCTGTTGGGGACATTACAAAAAATAGTGCGCATATCAACTGGACGGCGGCGACTGACAATGACCGTGTGGCAAAATATAACCTGAGATTAGTAGGGAATGGACAAACGATCAATGTTACGACTACTTCTCTTTCATACGCGTTTGCAAACTTAAAAGCCGATACAGAATATATGGTAGAAATCAATGCAGAAGATCGTTCTGGAAATATTTCGGATACGGCAAAAGTTGCATTCACAACTTTAGCGGATGTAGTAGATCCAGAGGAGCCGGGAGAACCTGGTGAACCAGGGGAGGCACCTGCATGGGAGGCGACAAAGGTTTATTTAGGTGGAGAAGTTGTATCTTATAAAGGTGCTTTATATCGCGCTAAGCATTGGACGCAAAACAATGTACCGAGCGAGTCAGGCCAATATGGTCCTTGGGAATTGATTTCAGGAACGCCAGAAGGTGGCGATGAGATCGCCGCGTGGGAAGCGAATAAAGTTTATGTACAAGGAAATCGAGTGATGTATAATGGGATCGTTTATGAAGCGCAATATTGGACACAAAACAACAAGCCAAGCGAAGCTGGATTGTACGGTCCTTGGAAACAGGTTGGATAA
- a CDS encoding LCP family protein produces the protein MKRWQKVILTLLGIIVLLIGGVSAYGIKFMGEASQTVNRISKQSDRVSAKRDDRVSIDDQEPFSVLLLGLDTGGLGRTEQGRSDTMMVVTVNPQQKKSTIISLDRDIYTNIVGYGTVDKLNHAYAFGGVEMAMDSIEQLLDIPIDHYVTINLDGMKDLIDAVGGIEIDNKIDFTLDGVHVPEGKQTVDGEKGLAYARMRHEDPEGDIGRQARQREVVTKIVNKVVSLDGVSNYRKLLDAAGNNVTTDLDWDDMLDIATNYTSAFQTIKQDQLKGKDTTINDVYYQILGQNDLLSIQNQLKKQLEIKPSDTLPNLKNDNAYMMFYDDSENGEGDTTANTTIGETSEYSQDTYNQYGTDGYGQQSVYSEDTSQYYDPNQYNQQQYYDPYGGQQNDQSTETWTGNGY, from the coding sequence ATGAAGCGGTGGCAAAAAGTGATATTGACTTTATTGGGAATAATCGTACTTCTCATCGGCGGAGTTTCAGCTTATGGAATCAAGTTTATGGGAGAGGCGAGCCAAACAGTCAATCGGATTTCAAAACAATCTGATCGTGTATCAGCAAAACGTGACGATCGAGTAAGTATTGATGATCAAGAACCCTTTTCAGTATTATTATTAGGATTAGATACAGGAGGCCTTGGACGAACAGAACAAGGGAGATCCGATACGATGATGGTCGTGACCGTCAATCCACAACAAAAGAAATCAACGATTATTAGCTTGGATCGAGATATCTATACGAATATCGTCGGTTATGGGACGGTCGATAAGTTGAACCATGCCTATGCATTTGGTGGCGTAGAGATGGCAATGGATTCGATCGAACAATTACTTGATATCCCTATTGACCACTATGTCACAATCAATTTGGATGGTATGAAGGACTTGATCGATGCAGTAGGTGGGATCGAGATCGACAATAAAATCGACTTTACTCTAGATGGTGTCCATGTTCCAGAAGGAAAACAAACAGTTGATGGTGAAAAAGGGTTGGCGTATGCAAGAATGCGGCATGAAGATCCTGAAGGTGATATCGGCCGACAAGCACGTCAACGAGAAGTTGTGACGAAAATCGTCAATAAAGTAGTCAGTCTTGATGGCGTTAGCAATTATCGAAAACTTTTAGATGCGGCAGGTAACAATGTGACAACTGATTTGGATTGGGATGACATGCTAGATATCGCAACGAATTATACCTCCGCTTTCCAAACAATCAAGCAAGACCAGCTAAAAGGAAAAGATACGACGATCAATGATGTGTACTACCAAATACTAGGTCAAAATGACTTATTATCGATCCAAAATCAATTGAAAAAACAATTAGAGATCAAGCCAAGTGATACGTTGCCTAACTTAAAAAATGATAATGCCTATATGATGTTTTATGATGACTCAGAAAATGGTGAAGGAGATACCACTGCTAATACCACAATCGGTGAGACATCTGAATATTCACAAGATACGTACAATCAGTATGGCACCGATGGGTACGGTCAGCAGTCGGTCTATTCAGAAGACACCTCTCAATACTACGACCCAAATCAGTATAACCAGCAACAATATTATGACCCATATGGCGGTCAACAAAATGATCAAAGCACAGAGACTTGGACAGGCAATGGCTATTAA
- a CDS encoding Mur ligase family protein, which yields MNTIKQLLSDIEGSYFKEYASLDQEINQLEYFSGHLKRTKDYSKTLFVCITNERRQYINQMRPVKWADGNEQIKGKENQFALIVTEHPIEDPRVTTPQFIVQDSWRFLLEFANQMRQSFKKTVIAITGSAGKTSTRMMITHAFKEEKVLENRGNHNVRFAIPLYLSQLVGDFDLLNLEVSLNALNTYDTGSMSSLIQPDIAIVTSIGEAHLSSLKTTKNVAYYKSKIFDGLKQNGTAIINTDMGAEELAILIQAAEKKTTEIFTYSLYDTSRDVHVLSIEQKKEFCEVGIRFFEQEFKIRLSVPSSGMISNALATLIAIWKIKGDVSAYLTTFETFKPLPKILEKHVYPNEPSFTFIDDTHNASLPSMKNAIDYFKAVRPFYNGKSILVLGQIADLGNASANVHQQVMEALTDVPADNIYGYGGHFRELFNEQSKNDQKYEWFETLPELTQNIEQHLTNDSIILAKGSVTGSDFHEIDRYIRQFSLKEMV from the coding sequence ATGAATACGATCAAGCAATTACTTAGTGATATCGAAGGTTCATATTTTAAAGAGTATGCTAGTTTGGATCAGGAGATCAATCAACTTGAGTACTTTTCTGGACATCTTAAACGTACGAAAGATTATTCTAAAACATTATTTGTCTGTATAACAAATGAACGGCGTCAATATATCAATCAAATGCGTCCAGTCAAATGGGCGGATGGAAATGAACAAATCAAAGGCAAGGAAAATCAATTTGCTTTGATTGTCACAGAACATCCAATCGAAGACCCGCGTGTGACGACACCGCAATTCATTGTCCAAGATAGCTGGCGTTTCTTATTGGAATTTGCCAATCAAATGCGGCAATCGTTCAAAAAAACGGTGATTGCGATTACTGGTTCTGCTGGAAAAACATCTACACGTATGATGATCACCCATGCATTCAAAGAAGAAAAAGTTCTAGAAAATCGTGGAAATCATAATGTGAGATTTGCGATTCCTCTTTATTTAAGTCAGTTAGTAGGGGATTTTGACTTATTGAACCTTGAAGTATCTCTCAATGCGTTGAATACGTATGATACGGGTTCAATGTCTAGTCTAATACAACCCGATATAGCCATCGTGACTTCGATAGGTGAAGCACATCTTAGTTCCTTAAAAACAACTAAGAATGTCGCTTACTACAAATCAAAAATCTTTGACGGTTTAAAACAGAATGGTACAGCAATCATCAACACCGATATGGGTGCTGAAGAGTTAGCTATACTCATTCAAGCAGCCGAAAAGAAAACAACTGAAATTTTTACTTATTCGCTATATGATACAAGTAGAGATGTCCATGTCTTGTCCATTGAACAGAAAAAAGAGTTTTGTGAAGTAGGTATCCGTTTTTTTGAACAAGAGTTCAAGATCCGTCTCAGTGTTCCATCTTCTGGGATGATTTCCAATGCTTTGGCAACGCTGATAGCCATTTGGAAAATCAAAGGAGATGTTTCAGCTTATCTTACCACCTTCGAGACATTCAAGCCGTTACCTAAAATTTTAGAAAAACATGTTTATCCAAATGAACCTTCTTTCACTTTTATTGATGATACACACAATGCGTCATTACCCTCTATGAAAAATGCAATCGACTACTTTAAAGCAGTACGCCCATTTTATAATGGAAAATCGATATTGGTTCTAGGTCAAATCGCGGATTTAGGAAATGCTTCTGCAAATGTCCATCAGCAGGTGATGGAGGCATTAACAGACGTACCAGCAGATAATATTTATGGCTATGGGGGACATTTCAGAGAATTATTCAATGAACAAAGTAAAAATGACCAGAAATACGAATGGTTTGAAACGTTACCCGAATTAACACAAAATATCGAACAGCATTTAACGAATGATAGTATCATTTTGGCAAAGGGGTCAGTCACAGGTAGCGATTTCCATGAGATCGATAGATATATTCGTCAGTTTTCTTTGAAAGAAATGGTGTGA
- a CDS encoding cold-shock protein — MEHGTVKWFNNEKGFGFITVDGGDDVFVHFSAIQGDGFKSLEEGQEVEFSIVEGARGPQAAEVSKL; from the coding sequence ATGGAACATGGAACAGTAAAATGGTTCAACAATGAAAAAGGATTTGGGTTTATTACAGTAGACGGTGGAGACGATGTATTCGTACATTTCTCAGCAATCCAAGGCGATGGCTTCAAAAGCTTAGAAGAAGGCCAAGAAGTAGAATTCTCTATCGTTGAAGGTGCGCGTGGTCCTCAAGCTGCTGAAGTATCTAAATTATAA
- a CDS encoding helix-turn-helix domain-containing protein — protein MNIYTILEKNIHVQLTILKSCYESHQPLTMDELSSLLHIDRRSLFNHCERLCSLSQNNMFKKDGSSYHFLGDNYDFHQLKLAILENSLNFQILKAVCLHSNLTLYEFAAHHGISESFLRRQLAQVNHFFSYYDLKIKTREGTIFFSGKETQIRYTIYLFLWEVYEGIEWPFLTLDFQKILTTVKQVFTNIALKRNKIKTMEWCFILAVNINRFKQGYPVPEPELPHFLDPMLDGLSEVTTDLKSIISAYGLPSSELNFILLWIQTRPHIYVNKNIMVHASKVHKKNATPINEFRDQFYHCMKSVGIKTNEITSKKKLLDATLYANAIHDYLFSPFSGKKREVTDFIEKNYPYFYQNMVDWTQQMQKTHFPWIQLSTLIEAFLVIAPPTFFDKEIKVKLESDYPLSIELLYVKVLQNHLGLYLNVLFTNELLLNPELIIRTTEAPTKIISYENEIPYITIRNDFSTSDNKHLVQKIKEIMFGNNQN, from the coding sequence TTGAATATCTATACTATATTAGAGAAAAACATACACGTACAACTGACTATTTTAAAAAGTTGTTACGAGTCACATCAACCTTTGACAATGGACGAACTTTCAAGTCTACTCCACATAGATAGACGTTCCTTATTCAATCATTGCGAACGCCTATGTTCTCTATCCCAAAATAATATGTTCAAAAAAGATGGATCTAGTTACCATTTTCTTGGTGACAACTATGACTTTCATCAACTGAAACTAGCAATACTTGAAAATTCGTTAAATTTCCAAATACTTAAAGCTGTTTGTCTACATTCAAATCTCACGCTTTACGAATTCGCCGCTCATCATGGAATCAGCGAATCCTTTCTCAGAAGGCAGTTGGCTCAAGTAAATCATTTCTTCAGTTACTATGATTTAAAAATAAAAACACGAGAAGGTACTATTTTTTTCAGTGGAAAAGAAACCCAAATTCGCTACACGATTTATTTGTTCTTATGGGAGGTATATGAAGGAATCGAATGGCCATTTCTAACGCTTGATTTCCAGAAGATCTTAACGACAGTAAAACAAGTTTTTACCAATATTGCACTAAAAAGGAACAAAATTAAAACAATGGAATGGTGCTTCATATTAGCTGTTAATATCAATCGATTCAAACAAGGATATCCTGTCCCTGAACCTGAACTTCCTCACTTTTTAGATCCTATGCTAGACGGTCTTTCTGAGGTGACCACTGACCTGAAATCGATTATTTCTGCTTATGGATTACCTTCTTCTGAGTTAAACTTTATTTTATTGTGGATACAAACACGCCCTCACATTTACGTAAATAAAAATATTATGGTTCATGCATCAAAGGTTCATAAAAAAAATGCGACACCGATTAATGAATTTCGCGATCAGTTTTATCATTGTATGAAATCTGTTGGGATAAAAACCAATGAAATTACTTCAAAGAAAAAGTTATTAGATGCAACATTATATGCGAACGCTATCCATGATTACCTTTTTAGTCCTTTTTCTGGCAAAAAAAGAGAAGTTACTGATTTTATCGAAAAAAATTATCCCTATTTCTATCAAAATATGGTCGATTGGACTCAACAAATGCAAAAAACACATTTTCCATGGATTCAATTAAGTACGTTGATCGAAGCATTTTTAGTTATTGCCCCACCCACATTTTTTGATAAAGAGATCAAAGTGAAATTAGAAAGTGATTATCCTTTAAGTATCGAATTATTATATGTAAAAGTTTTACAAAACCATTTAGGTTTGTATTTGAATGTCCTTTTCACAAATGAATTATTGCTGAATCCTGAATTGATTATTCGTACAACTGAGGCCCCCACCAAAATAATCAGCTATGAAAATGAAATTCCTTATATTACTATCCGCAATGATTTTTCTACTTCAGATAATAAGCACTTAGTCCAAAAAATCAAAGAAATTATGTTTGGCAATAACCAAAATTAA